In Nitrospirota bacterium, the genomic window AATCGTTTAAACCGTTCACGCAGCTCAAACGACACAAGCGGCTTAAACGGCTTGAACGGTTCGTTGGACGGCTTGAACGGTTCGTCATATCCCCCCCGGAAAGATTGTCTGGGTACTTTAAAAAGGCGCTCGGGAGTGTGTCAAGAATGCCCTGAAAGCGGAGGAGGGAATGCGGTACAATCCCGGTATGGGCTCGTCATCGGGAAAAAGGACAGAGGCGGAACCAAAAACCAGGCGTTGGAGGATATTCCCGTGATCGGCGCGATAGCCGGCGATATCATCGGGTCCGCTTACGAGTGGAATAACGTAAAGACGACCGACTTTCCCCTCTTCGGTCCCTGCTCGCGCTTCACCGACGACACGGTGCTGACGATAGCCGTTGCCGACTGCATCATGAACGGAAAGGATTACGCCCTCACCTTCAGGGAGTATGGAAGACGATATCCTGACGCGGGGTACGGCGGCATGTTCGGGCAGTGGCTTTCGGGAGACGATCTATCGCCCTACAACAGCTTCGGCAACGGCTCGGCCATGCGCGTCAGCCCGGTGGGCTTTGCCTTCGACTCCCTGGAAGCGGTGCTCGAAGAGGCGGAGCGGAGCGCGGCAGTGACGCACAACCACCCTGAAGGGATCGAAGGCGCCCGGGCCGTTGCTGCGGCGGTCTTCCTCGCGCAGAGGGGCGAAGGCAAGGCGCGCATAAAAGAGTACCTTGAGGAAAGCTTCGCCTACGATCTGGAGAGGTCTCTCGACGAAATCCGGCCGTCCTACCGTTTCGACGCCACCTGCCGGGGCTCGGTGCCGCAGGCGATACGGGCGTTCCTCGAATCGGAGCACTACGAGGACGCGGTACGCAAAGCGGTATCGATCGGCGGCGACAGCGATACGATCGCCTGCATCGCGGGCGGCATCGCTCAGGCGTACTACAGGACCATTCCGGATTGTATTCTCGAACGGGTGAGGGCGATAGTGCCGCCTGATCTACTCGACGTAGCGGACCGTTTCACGGGCAGGTACGGTCTTTAGCGGGACCGGGGCCCCCGGCTCCCGGCGCTTTGCTGAAGGCTGACAGCTGATAGCCGCTTCACCTAAAACAGGCTGAACTTGAAATACTTCCTCGGGTTCGCCTTGATGTCCTTCGTCAGATCCCTGAGCTCGCCGACGGTCTCGTTCAGCCCCCCGATGGTCTGCCGCAGCTCGGAGGCGAGCTCTTTATCCTTGACGAGGGCGCCGGCAGCGCCTTTTCCTGCATCGATCTCTTCGAGCAGCGCAGTGAGCTGCTTGGAGGCCATGGTCAGGTTCTCGTAGAGGGCGGGGTCTTCGGCGAGCCGCTTCAGCGTGCCCTGGCCCTGGTTCATCGTCCTGCCGAACTCTTCCACCGACGCGGTGGCAGCGACCATCTTATTGTAGAGCGAGGGGTCCTTGACGAGCTTCTTGAGCGACCCCTCGGCGGTCTGCAGGTCATTGACGAGCGCTGCCAGGCCGGACGTCGTCTGCTGCAGGCTCTCGTAGAGCGCGGGGTCCTTCACGAGCTTGGCGATCGTGCCCTCGCTTTTTTCGAACTGTTCTATGAAGAGGCCGAGCTTGGTGACGAGCTCGGTCACCTGCTGGAGGGATTCAGCGCTGGTGTCGACGAGGTCTTTTATCTCGAGCTGCGCCCGCCCCTTGATCACCCCGCCGGGACTGAGCTGGGGCGCCTCCATCGAGCCGCCGCTCAGCTCGACGTATTTGTCGCCCAGAAGCCCCTGCGTCAGCACCGTAGCGGTCGCATTCTTCCTGATGTAGGGAAGCACCCTCTCCTCAACAGCCATGGTGACGAGGGTGCCGTGCTCGGGATGGAAGCGCATCTCCTTGACCGACCCCACCTCGATGCCCGAGAGCCAGACCGGCGCTCCTTTCCTCAGGCCCCGCACATCCTGAATCTGCGTCACTACCTTCACCTTGGGAACGAAGAGGTCCTCAATGTTGCCGGCGAAAAATACGGTGAGCAGCACCAGCAGCAGGGCGATGGTCAGGACAAGGCCCACCCTGAGCTTCGACCACGCAAGCTGTTTCTTCCTCTCGAACATTACCGCCTCCATACTGTAGAAAACCGTTCAAACCGCCAACGAACCGTTCAAGTCGTTCAAGCCGCTCAAGCAGTTCAAACTGTTTAAACGGCTTAAACGGTTTGAGCTGCCTTTTTTATTGTACCCCCAACTCGCTCATGAAAACCCGTATCTCGGGGATAGGGGAGCGCATCAGCGTCTCTCTGTCTCCGTCGAAAACGATGTCGCCCTGCCGCATGAACATGAACCGGTCAGCCACCTTCATCGCGTCGAAGATTTTATGCGTCACGATGATCAGCCCCTTGCCGCCCTGCGCCAGGTCGATGATGAGCCTGCATATATTATCGGCGCTGACCGGGTCGAGCCCGGAGGTCGGCTCGTCGTAAAGGAACATCTTCGGGTCGCAGACCGCGAGCGACCGTGCAATGGCGACCCTCCGGTGCATCCCGCCGCTCAGCTCGTCCGGCATGAGCTCGATCGCGTGCTCCACCCCGACCGTGCGGAGCAGGGACCGCACCCGCCGGTCGATCTCCTCCTCGCTCATCGCGGTATACTCCCGCAGGGTGAAGGCGACATTCTCCTTCACGCTCATCGAGTCGAAGAGGGCGCCCTCCTGGAAGACGAGGCTGAACTTCAGCCGCACGTCCCGCAGCTCGCTCTCGCTCTTGCGGGTGATGTCCTCTCCGTCGATAACGATCCTCCCCTCGTCCGGCTTCAGCAGCCCGAGGATCAGCCTGAGGATCGTGGTCTTGCCCTCGCCGCTCCCGCCGAGGATCGCGACACGCTCGTGCATGGCGATCGAGAAGCTGATGCCCCTCAGCACCTCCCGGCTGCCGTAGGAGAAACGGACGTTGTCGAAGACGATCATACCGAAAACCCCAGCACGTAGAGCAGCGCCCTGGTGAGCACGAAGTCGGCGATGATGATCGCTATGATCGAGAGGACCACCGCCCTCGTCGTCGTCTGCCTGAGCCCGACCGCGCCGCCCCGGGTCGTCAGTCCCATGTAGCAGCTGACGCTCGATATGAGGAACCCGAAGATGAACGGCTTGACCGCCCCTGAAAAGACATTCTCGAAGATCAGCACGTCCCGGATGGAGTTCCAGAAGACATAGCTGCTCTGGTTGCTCACCTGCACCGCGATATAGTAGGCGCCGAAGAGCGAGACCGCGTCGCCGACGATGGTCAGGGCCGGCAGCATCACGACAGCGCTCACCATGCGGGGGGTGACGAGCTTCTTTACCGGGTCGACGCCGAAGACCCGCAGGGAATCGACCTGGTGGCCGAGCACCATCGACCCGAGCTCCGAGGCCATGCCGGCGCCGACCCTGCCGGTAAAGACGAGCGCGGCCGTCACCGGCCCGATCTCCCTGACGATCGAGATGCCGACCGCCCTCCCGGTGTACATCTTGAGCCCGAGTATCGAGAGCTCGGCAGAGAGCTGGAGCGAGAGGGCCATGCCGATAAAGAGCGAGACGAGGATGATGATGAGCGACGACCCCGCTCCCGCGTAATCCATCTGCTCGATGGTGTCCCTCAGGTAAAAAGGCCGCCGGAACACGCCGGCCATGCCCCTGAACGAGAGCAGGTAGTAGTCCTGGAGATTGTTTATGAGCTCTTTCACTCTCATCTTCTTACCTTAAAAGACCGTTCAAACCGTTTAAACAGTTCAAACCGTTTAAGCCGTTCAACAAACCGCTCAAACCGCTCAAACCGTTCAAACCGTTCAAGGTTGCGCCATGCTCTGCTGGACGGCGCTGCTGCCCGTCCGTTTCCATCTCCGGTGGATCCAGAGCCACTCCCGCGGGTCCCGGCGTATCACGGCCTCGATCGCGGCCGAAAAACGCTCCGTATCTTCGATCAACGCCTCCTCCGCACGCTCATTGGTCGAGAGAGGGATCTCGGGATAGATGGTGATCACATGGCCGTCTCCTTTGCGGCTGATGAAGACAGGCACGACCGGTGCGCCGGTCTTCCTCGCCAGGAGGGACGGCATCCTGGTGGTCCAGGCCCCTCTGCCGAGAAAGGGCACGACGAATCCCTCATCGCTGAGTACTGCCTGGTCCATGAGAATGCCGACAGTGCCGCCCTTCCGCAGGAGGCCCAGTATCTGCTTGAGCGCGCCCTGCTTGTAGATGACCGCGTTCCCGTAGCGTGCCCTCACCCTCTCGATGAGCGCGTTCAGGACAGGATTGTTCTGTCTCCGCGCAACCACCGAGACCTTCCCGGTCTTCACCCCGAAGGCGAGGGCCATCAGCTCCCAGTTGCCGTAGTGCCCGGTGATGACGATCACCCCCCGCCCCTTTTCCTGCGCCTTGCGGTAGTGCTCGAGGCCGCGCAGCTCGGCGCCTGCAACAATCGCCCGGCCGCGGCCGAAGTATATCTGCAGCACCTCCGCGAAAGACCTGCCGACATTGACGAAGCTCTGCCGCGCGACCTCTCCGGCCTGCGCTCCTGAATCGAGCGCCCCCTCCTGCTGCGCCCTCAGGATATTATCCACGGCGACGGCCCTCCTGCTGCCCCAGAGCCGGAAAAGCAAAAGGCCGAGGACCTCCCCGACCTTTACCGCGGCATTACGGGGGAGCAGGGCTATCGGAAAAGAGACCGCGACGAGCAGCGCGGTCTCGAGCAGCCATTGCATCCGTTTCACCATCCGCTTCCGCATCATGCACCATGCACGCCCCTCATCGCGGCAGCGGAGAAGGGCGTGCGGTGCAGCTCAGCCTTCCCTCCTCCGGTACTGTTCGAGCGCTGCAGTCAGCTCCTCGACCCTGCGCAGGAGATGCGGGACCGCGCCCTCCCCTGAAGACGAGGAGCCGTCTTCCTCTCCCCGCGGATGGAGCGACGCCACCGCGCTTTCGAGCACCTGCTCCTTCTTCTTCTCGAGCGCGGTCGCTATCTCTTCCAGCCGCTTCATGACGCGGTAGTTCACCGTTCCTTCGGGATAGGTCCCGTCCTCCTGCATCGCTCCCGCCGGCATGCCGGTGAGGATCTCGAGCCCCTCCTCGACCTTGTCGATGGGGTAGATGACGAAAGTGCCCGCCTTCACCGCGTCGATCACTTCCTGCTTGATCATGAGGTGCTTCACGTTCCTCCGGGGTATGATGACCCCCTGCTCGCCGGTGAGCCCCCGGGCCTTGCAGAGATCGTAGAACCCCTCGATCTTTTCATTCACCCCGCCGATGGGCTGGACATCGCCGTTCTGGTCCATCGACCCGGTCACGGCAAAGCTCTGCTTGAGGGGGATGCCGGCAATGCTGCTCAGCAATACATACAGCTCGGCGCAGGTGGCGCTGTCCCCCTCGATCATCTCGTAGAGCTGCTCGAAGGTGATCGACGCCGAGAGGCTGATCGGCCGTCTCGTCGCGTACCTGCTCCCCAGGTAGCTCGTGATGATCATGATCGCCTTCTCGTGGATCCTGCCGCTCATCTTGGTCTCGCGCTCTATGTTCACGACGCCGGCCTTGCCTATGTAGGTCCTGGCGGTTATCCGCGACGGCTTGCCGAAGCTGTAATCGCCTATCGAGAGGACGGCGAGCCCGTTCACCTGCCCTATCTTCTCGCCCGAGGTGCTCACGATGAGGGTGTCTTCCAGCGTCGCTTCCCGGAGGCGGTCCTCGATCCGGTTGACCCGGTAGATCTTTTCGTCGAGCGCCTTGAGCACATGCGTGTCCTTCACGACGGAGCTGCCCTCCCGGGACGCCCAGTAGTGGGCCTCGCGGACGAGGTCCGCCAGGTAACTGAACTTCGTCGAGAGCTTGAACTGGTGATCCGCGAGACGCGACCCGTATTCCACGATCTTCGATACCCCGCTCCGGTCGAAGGGCAGAAGATGCTCCTCCCGCTGCACATTGGCGATGAAAGAGGCATACTTCTCCATATTCTCGGGCGTCCGCTCCATCCTGCTGTCGAAGTCGGCCTTGACCTTGAATATCTCGCGGTACTCCTCGTCGAGGTTGTACAGCAGGTAATAGAGATAGGGATTGCCGTGGAGGACGACCTTCACGTCGAGCGGGATCGGCTCGGGCTTGAGCGCGGTCGTGCTCACGAGCCGGTACTGCTCCCAGATGTCCTCCAGCCTGATCTCCCTGTTCTTGATCGCCCGCTTGAGCGCGTCGTAGGAGAACATGTTCTTCAGGAGGTCCATCGCATGGATGACGATATAGCCGCCGTTGGCGCGGTGGAGCGAGCCCGACTTGATGAGCGAGAAGTCGGTCGTCGCCATGCCGTACTGCACCTTGTACTCCGTCCTGCCGAAGAGGTTGAAGTAGGTGGGGTTGCTCTCGACCACCACGGGGGCGCCTTTGCAGTCGGCGTTGTTCACGATGACATTGATGCTGTAGCGCACGAAGGAGACTTCCTGCTTCGGCATCTTCATGAACGGCAGGGGCGGCGCCTGCTCCTCGGCCGGCTTGAAGTCGTCGAGATGGGTCAGGATATCCTCCATCACCGCCTTCAGGTACTCGACGATCCGCGTGTTGTCCTTGTACTTTTCCTGGAGGTCGTGCACGAGGTGCCAGACCGCTCCCAGGGCGATATCCTTTTCGAGGTTCGAGAGCGACTCCTTGACCTCCTTCTCCGCCTCCCGCACCGCCCGGATGATATCGTCGAGCTTCTCCTGGAGCGACTTGCCGATCTCCTCGACCCGCGCCCGGGTCCGCTCGTCGAGGGCGGCGAACTCCTCTTCGGTCAGGGGCTCTCCCGACTTCTTTATCGGGACGATGAGCAGCCCCGAGACCGTCTTCCGTATGGCGAACCCCTTTGCCTGCGCTTCCTCTTCGAGGCTCGAAAAGAGCTCTTTCTGCTTCTGCTGGAACTCCTCTATCTTCCTGCTCCGCTGCTTCTCGTACTCCTTGGACTCGAAGGCCTTCGGGAGGTCCGCCCGGAGCGTCTTGACGAGCTCGTTCATGTCTTCCTGGAAGACGACCGCCTGCCCCGGCACCAGCGAGACGGCGAGCGGCGCATCGGGATCCTTGAAGTTATAGACGTAGCACCAGTCGCCGGGGATCGGCTCCATCGCAGCCCGCTCCGCGAGCAGCGCCTTGATGGTCCGCATCTTCCCGGTGCCCACATCGCCGAGGGCGTAGATATTGTAGCCTTTGCTCTCGAGGCTCAGGCCGAAATCCATCGCCTTCAACGCCCTGTCCTGTC contains:
- a CDS encoding ADP-ribosylglycohydrolase family protein, yielding MIGAIAGDIIGSAYEWNNVKTTDFPLFGPCSRFTDDTVLTIAVADCIMNGKDYALTFREYGRRYPDAGYGGMFGQWLSGDDLSPYNSFGNGSAMRVSPVGFAFDSLEAVLEEAERSAAVTHNHPEGIEGARAVAAAVFLAQRGEGKARIKEYLEESFAYDLERSLDEIRPSYRFDATCRGSVPQAIRAFLESEHYEDAVRKAVSIGGDSDTIACIAGGIAQAYYRTIPDCILERVRAIVPPDLLDVADRFTGRYGL
- a CDS encoding MlaD family protein, which translates into the protein MFERKKQLAWSKLRVGLVLTIALLLVLLTVFFAGNIEDLFVPKVKVVTQIQDVRGLRKGAPVWLSGIEVGSVKEMRFHPEHGTLVTMAVEERVLPYIRKNATATVLTQGLLGDKYVELSGGSMEAPQLSPGGVIKGRAQLEIKDLVDTSAESLQQVTELVTKLGLFIEQFEKSEGTIAKLVKDPALYESLQQTTSGLAALVNDLQTAEGSLKKLVKDPSLYNKMVAATASVEEFGRTMNQGQGTLKRLAEDPALYENLTMASKQLTALLEEIDAGKGAAGALVKDKELASELRQTIGGLNETVGELRDLTKDIKANPRKYFKFSLF
- a CDS encoding ATP-binding cassette domain-containing protein, which produces MIVFDNVRFSYGSREVLRGISFSIAMHERVAILGGSGEGKTTILRLILGLLKPDEGRIVIDGEDITRKSESELRDVRLKFSLVFQEGALFDSMSVKENVAFTLREYTAMSEEEIDRRVRSLLRTVGVEHAIELMPDELSGGMHRRVAIARSLAVCDPKMFLYDEPTSGLDPVSADNICRLIIDLAQGGKGLIIVTHKIFDAMKVADRFMFMRQGDIVFDGDRETLMRSPIPEIRVFMSELGVQ
- a CDS encoding ABC transporter permease codes for the protein MKELINNLQDYYLLSFRGMAGVFRRPFYLRDTIEQMDYAGAGSSLIIILVSLFIGMALSLQLSAELSILGLKMYTGRAVGISIVREIGPVTAALVFTGRVGAGMASELGSMVLGHQVDSLRVFGVDPVKKLVTPRMVSAVVMLPALTIVGDAVSLFGAYYIAVQVSNQSSYVFWNSIRDVLIFENVFSGAVKPFIFGFLISSVSCYMGLTTRGGAVGLRQTTTRAVVLSIIAIIIADFVLTRALLYVLGFSV
- a CDS encoding lysophospholipid acyltransferase family protein gives rise to the protein MMRKRMVKRMQWLLETALLVAVSFPIALLPRNAAVKVGEVLGLLLFRLWGSRRAVAVDNILRAQQEGALDSGAQAGEVARQSFVNVGRSFAEVLQIYFGRGRAIVAGAELRGLEHYRKAQEKGRGVIVITGHYGNWELMALAFGVKTGKVSVVARRQNNPVLNALIERVRARYGNAVIYKQGALKQILGLLRKGGTVGILMDQAVLSDEGFVVPFLGRGAWTTRMPSLLARKTGAPVVPVFISRKGDGHVITIYPEIPLSTNERAEEALIEDTERFSAAIEAVIRRDPREWLWIHRRWKRTGSSAVQQSMAQP
- a CDS encoding ATP-binding protein; its protein translation is MTEKLRAEELYRCCEPHFFKFTTTEDIHQFPGTIGQDRALKAMDFGLSLESKGYNIYALGDVGTGKMRTIKALLAERAAMEPIPGDWCYVYNFKDPDAPLAVSLVPGQAVVFQEDMNELVKTLRADLPKAFESKEYEKQRSRKIEEFQQKQKELFSSLEEEAQAKGFAIRKTVSGLLIVPIKKSGEPLTEEEFAALDERTRARVEEIGKSLQEKLDDIIRAVREAEKEVKESLSNLEKDIALGAVWHLVHDLQEKYKDNTRIVEYLKAVMEDILTHLDDFKPAEEQAPPLPFMKMPKQEVSFVRYSINVIVNNADCKGAPVVVESNPTYFNLFGRTEYKVQYGMATTDFSLIKSGSLHRANGGYIVIHAMDLLKNMFSYDALKRAIKNREIRLEDIWEQYRLVSTTALKPEPIPLDVKVVLHGNPYLYYLLYNLDEEYREIFKVKADFDSRMERTPENMEKYASFIANVQREEHLLPFDRSGVSKIVEYGSRLADHQFKLSTKFSYLADLVREAHYWASREGSSVVKDTHVLKALDEKIYRVNRIEDRLREATLEDTLIVSTSGEKIGQVNGLAVLSIGDYSFGKPSRITARTYIGKAGVVNIERETKMSGRIHEKAIMIITSYLGSRYATRRPISLSASITFEQLYEMIEGDSATCAELYVLLSSIAGIPLKQSFAVTGSMDQNGDVQPIGGVNEKIEGFYDLCKARGLTGEQGVIIPRRNVKHLMIKQEVIDAVKAGTFVIYPIDKVEEGLEILTGMPAGAMQEDGTYPEGTVNYRVMKRLEEIATALEKKKEQVLESAVASLHPRGEEDGSSSSGEGAVPHLLRRVEELTAALEQYRRREG